One genomic segment of Rivularia sp. PCC 7116 includes these proteins:
- a CDS encoding iron uptake porin, with protein sequence MAKLLLNVLKLSPVVLAATFFVSNGAFAAEQKMTSVDELAQVTSVDSLSDIQPSHWAFQSVKSLVERYGCVAGYPDGTYRGNRSMTRYEFAALLNGCLDRITQLIAASGNTSTSTTDMAAVNKLREEFGAELATLRGKVDGLDYRVAELEGANKFSKTAKLKGEAIFAVSDVFGGEDTNAGDSFDPILTNRVRLGITSSFTGKDKLSLRLQARNTPKIKAGGNMTRLGFDGDNGNDVEIDELNYTFKPSKKLSVKIDAIGAEMQGNVNTFNPVLKSSGSGAISRYGRFNPIYRVANGQGAVTAKYGDKKSKFGLAAGYVSNNSDDTSTGIFNGDNTFFGQVEFKPSKKLNLGVAYARAYRAGGSGFTGSTGSSNADKPFSGAAGNADIYSVQASYKLNKKATLAAWYGMADVDAQGSNDSADINYWAATLGIKDVGARGNTLGIIFGQPPKVTDNTITANEDGGTSYHLEGLYKMKVNDRITVTPGILAIFNPEHDNSRDTVFVGTVRTTFKF encoded by the coding sequence ATGGCGAAGCTTTTGCTAAACGTTTTGAAGCTAAGTCCAGTTGTTTTAGCTGCTACATTTTTCGTTTCTAACGGTGCTTTTGCTGCTGAGCAGAAAATGACCTCCGTTGATGAGTTAGCTCAGGTAACTTCCGTTGATAGCTTATCTGATATTCAGCCTTCTCACTGGGCTTTTCAATCTGTTAAGTCCTTAGTTGAGCGTTACGGTTGTGTAGCTGGTTATCCTGACGGAACCTACAGAGGTAACCGTTCCATGACTCGTTACGAGTTCGCAGCTCTTTTAAACGGTTGCTTGGATCGCATTACTCAGTTAATCGCTGCTAGCGGCAACACCAGCACATCTACTACAGATATGGCTGCTGTTAACAAGCTACGTGAAGAGTTCGGAGCGGAATTAGCTACTCTACGCGGTAAGGTTGATGGTTTAGACTACCGTGTTGCAGAGTTGGAAGGAGCTAACAAGTTCTCTAAAACCGCTAAGTTGAAAGGTGAAGCAATCTTCGCAGTATCCGATGTTTTCGGTGGTGAAGATACAAACGCTGGAGACAGCTTCGATCCTATTCTTACCAACCGCGTTCGCTTGGGTATTACAAGCAGCTTCACCGGTAAGGACAAGTTGTCTCTTCGCTTGCAAGCTCGCAACACCCCCAAAATCAAAGCCGGTGGCAACATGACCCGCTTAGGTTTTGATGGTGACAACGGAAACGACGTTGAAATCGACGAGTTGAACTACACCTTCAAACCTAGCAAGAAGCTCAGCGTTAAAATTGACGCTATTGGTGCTGAAATGCAAGGTAACGTAAACACTTTCAACCCTGTATTAAAGAGCAGCGGTTCTGGTGCTATCTCTCGTTACGGTCGTTTCAACCCCATCTACCGTGTAGCTAACGGACAAGGTGCTGTTACCGCTAAATACGGTGACAAGAAGTCCAAATTCGGTTTAGCTGCTGGTTATGTTTCCAACAACTCTGACGATACCAGCACTGGTATTTTCAATGGCGACAATACCTTCTTCGGTCAAGTTGAATTCAAGCCTAGCAAAAAGCTCAACTTAGGTGTAGCTTACGCTAGAGCTTACCGTGCTGGCGGTAGTGGATTCACCGGAAGTACTGGTAGCTCAAACGCTGACAAGCCTTTCAGTGGTGCTGCTGGTAACGCTGACATCTACAGCGTACAAGCTAGCTACAAGCTAAACAAGAAGGCGACTCTTGCTGCTTGGTATGGTATGGCTGACGTTGATGCACAAGGTAGCAACGATAGCGCAGATATCAACTACTGGGCTGCAACTTTAGGTATCAAAGATGTTGGCGCAAGAGGTAATACTTTGGGTATTATCTTCGGTCAGCCTCCTAAAGTTACTGACAACACCATTACTGCTAACGAAGATGGTGGTACCTCCTACCACTTAGAAGGTCTTTACAAGATGAAGGTTAACGACAGAATTACCGTTACACCTGGTATCTTAGCTATCTTCAACCCCGAGCATGACAACTCTAGAGACACCGTGTTTGTTGGTACAGTACGTACTACATTCAAGTTCTAA
- a CDS encoding phosphodiester glycosidase family protein, whose product MSKKLIKLTKISVLSIAINLTFTSIDYPVKAIPATCGFQSVLKAPGVKVYYKNRQSSKKEFITVIQTTKAQIENLTGTVFSIPASKVSKKTLSQFWQDAISKNTSTRKAKVVINGTFFSTKQNPTGIAFGLKARGNIVTYGYGIANEYPGEIRTFSFNPQAGNAQIQPYSTEWFRRFPEVVGALDANANKAATKYLPRTFVGVRDDNGDNLNETVIFYSSNYARQIDAKNALTCFGANASAMLDGGGSTGIIVDGKPLIDTPRKIPHAIAVFEGR is encoded by the coding sequence ATGAGTAAAAAATTAATCAAACTTACAAAAATATCAGTCCTAAGTATTGCGATTAACTTGACTTTCACTAGCATAGACTATCCGGTAAAAGCGATACCAGCAACTTGTGGCTTTCAGTCTGTTTTAAAAGCCCCTGGAGTAAAAGTCTACTATAAAAATCGCCAAAGTAGTAAAAAAGAATTTATTACTGTCATTCAAACTACGAAAGCGCAAATAGAAAATTTGACTGGAACTGTATTTAGTATTCCTGCAAGCAAAGTAAGTAAAAAAACGCTTTCTCAGTTTTGGCAAGATGCTATTAGTAAGAATACTTCAACTAGAAAAGCAAAAGTTGTAATCAATGGTACATTTTTTTCTACCAAACAGAATCCTACAGGAATCGCTTTTGGTTTAAAAGCCCGTGGTAATATCGTCACTTACGGTTACGGTATCGCCAATGAATATCCGGGAGAAATTCGCACGTTTTCGTTCAATCCTCAAGCTGGTAATGCCCAGATTCAACCTTATTCTACAGAATGGTTTCGGCGTTTTCCGGAAGTTGTTGGGGCACTTGATGCAAATGCGAATAAAGCCGCAACAAAATATTTACCTAGAACTTTTGTAGGGGTGCGGGATGATAACGGCGATAATTTGAATGAGACGGTAATTTTTTATTCGAGTAATTATGCACGTCAGATAGATGCTAAAAATGCATTAACGTGCTTTGGTGCGAATGCAAGTGCAATGTTAGATGGTGGTGGGAGTACCGGGATTATAGTTGATGGCAAGCCGTTGATAGATACACCTAGGAAGATTCCTCATGCGATCGCAGTTTTTGAGGGGAGATGA
- a CDS encoding TniB family NTP-binding protein, which yields MARSQRLDSEYLPKINSALKRNGYPSKSKFAEHVTPSLSTVKNFFAGKPVDFEYFVEICEKLSLDWQEISEKEILATDTSPPIEETSPFITGSPIKHPSRFFGRQKELKRLFQILKRHPLQNAAIIGKPRIGKTSLLHYLKNITVTPKEELRQQQKSDWLTQPEIYTWIFVDFQDSRMASRGNFLTHILENLNLEVPTPCDLDRFMDVVSDNLKNPTVILLDEIGVGLQRCEELDDEFWESLRSLGTNQTGGNLAFILATHESPTELARSTGHSSPFFNIFGYTAYLKEFTELEARELIASSPIAFAEQDVEWILQQSCCVPLLLQILCSERLFSLEEGDDGEEWKQEGLLQMKPFVHLLYE from the coding sequence ATGGCGCGATCGCAAAGATTAGACTCCGAATATTTACCAAAAATAAATTCTGCATTGAAGCGTAACGGTTATCCCAGCAAGTCAAAATTTGCCGAACACGTAACACCATCATTATCTACCGTGAAAAACTTCTTCGCCGGGAAGCCGGTTGATTTTGAGTATTTCGTCGAAATTTGCGAAAAACTAAGTTTAGACTGGCAAGAAATATCGGAGAAAGAGATATTAGCAACGGATACCAGCCCACCCATCGAGGAAACCTCACCCTTCATTACAGGTTCCCCTATCAAACATCCGAGCAGATTTTTTGGAAGACAAAAGGAACTCAAGCGCTTATTTCAGATACTCAAACGCCATCCTTTACAAAACGCTGCCATTATCGGCAAGCCACGCATCGGTAAAACATCCCTGCTGCATTATCTGAAAAATATTACCGTTACACCCAAAGAAGAATTACGACAGCAACAAAAATCGGATTGGTTAACGCAACCAGAAATTTACACGTGGATATTTGTAGACTTTCAAGATTCACGCATGGCTAGTAGGGGAAATTTTTTAACTCACATTTTAGAAAATTTGAATTTGGAAGTACCAACACCATGCGATTTAGATCGTTTTATGGATGTAGTTAGCGACAACTTGAAAAATCCTACCGTTATATTGCTCGATGAAATTGGTGTCGGTTTACAACGCTGCGAAGAATTAGATGATGAATTTTGGGAAAGTTTACGCTCTTTAGGAACGAATCAGACGGGTGGAAACCTGGCATTTATCTTAGCTACTCACGAATCTCCAACAGAATTAGCAAGAAGCACGGGACATAGTTCGCCGTTTTTTAACATTTTTGGTTATACAGCTTATTTGAAAGAATTTACAGAATTAGAAGCGCGGGAATTGATAGCGAGTTCACCGATAGCTTTTGCTGAACAAGATGTGGAATGGATTTTGCAGCAAAGTTGTTGCGTACCGTTGTTGTTGCAAATTTTGTGTAGCGAGAGATTGTTTAGTTTAGAAGAAGGGGATGATGGGGAGGAATGGAAACAAGAGGGGTTGTTGCAGATGAAGCCGTTTGTTCATTTGTTGTATGAATAA
- the gcvT gene encoding glycine cleavage system aminomethyltransferase GcvT, which produces MANKEEIALALARTPLFTAVQDLKARLTSFGGWEMPVQFSGISKEHEAVRSNAGMFDISHMGKFTLQGKNLVSQLQRLVPSDLSRLQPNQAQYSVLLNSEGGIIDDIIFYYQGEDNTGLQKGIIIVNAATTAKDKAWLLEHLDTGEIEFQDLSTQKVLLAVQGPKATEILQQFVEEDLTSVKAYGHLDATVLGKSAFLARTGYTGEDGFEVMVEPSVGIELWQKLIEAGVVPCGLGARDTLRLEAAMALYGQDIDDTTTPLEANLGWLVHLDTKGDFIGREVLERQKADGVQRKLVRLQMQGRNIARHGYPLLSAGKKVGEITSGTLSPTLGYPIALAYVPADLAKVDNQLEVEIRGKTYPTTVVKRPFYKSTSRVSK; this is translated from the coding sequence GTGGCTAATAAAGAAGAAATAGCTTTGGCTTTGGCACGAACGCCTTTATTTACGGCTGTACAAGATTTAAAAGCGCGGCTAACCAGTTTTGGCGGTTGGGAAATGCCGGTACAGTTTTCTGGTATTAGTAAAGAACATGAGGCTGTCAGAAGTAATGCTGGGATGTTCGATATTTCCCATATGGGTAAGTTTACTTTACAGGGAAAAAATTTAGTTTCTCAACTTCAGCGTCTGGTTCCTTCGGATTTAAGCCGTTTGCAGCCAAATCAAGCTCAATACAGTGTTTTACTGAACTCTGAAGGCGGGATTATTGATGACATAATTTTTTATTATCAAGGCGAAGATAACACTGGTTTACAAAAAGGAATTATCATCGTTAATGCCGCAACTACGGCTAAAGATAAAGCATGGTTGCTCGAACACCTGGATACTGGTGAGATAGAATTTCAAGATTTATCTACACAAAAGGTTTTATTGGCGGTTCAAGGACCAAAAGCCACTGAAATTCTGCAACAATTTGTGGAAGAAGATTTAACATCTGTTAAAGCATACGGTCATTTAGATGCAACAGTACTTGGTAAATCTGCTTTTCTGGCTCGTACTGGTTACACCGGAGAAGACGGTTTTGAAGTCATGGTGGAACCAAGTGTAGGAATAGAGCTTTGGCAGAAACTAATTGAAGCTGGTGTAGTTCCTTGCGGATTAGGTGCGAGAGACACCTTGAGGTTAGAAGCCGCTATGGCGCTTTACGGACAGGATATTGATGATACCACCACTCCTTTAGAAGCTAATTTGGGGTGGTTGGTTCACTTAGATACCAAAGGCGATTTTATCGGACGTGAAGTATTAGAACGACAAAAAGCCGACGGGGTTCAACGTAAATTAGTACGTTTGCAAATGCAAGGACGCAATATTGCCCGTCACGGCTACCCATTATTATCCGCAGGCAAAAAAGTCGGAGAAATTACTAGCGGTACATTATCACCGACACTTGGTTATCCCATTGCTTTAGCATACGTACCCGCAGATCTAGCAAAAGTTGATAATCAATTAGAAGTGGAAATTCGCGGTAAAACCTATCCCACAACTGTCGTGAAGCGCCCGTTTTATAAGTCAACAAGTCGCGTTAGTAAGTGA
- the gcvH gene encoding glycine cleavage system protein GcvH gives MAFEYPDDLKYLDSHEYVRLEGDSATIGISAFAIDQLGDIVFLELPGVGDTITKGESFGTVESVKAVEDLNAPVTGTVTECNDAMVDSPENLADEPYGKGWLIKVKVENKGDIDDAMSAKEYSAKVEGE, from the coding sequence ATGGCTTTTGAATATCCAGATGATTTAAAGTACTTAGATAGTCACGAATACGTGCGTCTTGAAGGTGATAGCGCCACAATTGGTATTAGTGCTTTCGCTATCGATCAGTTGGGAGATATCGTATTTTTGGAATTGCCAGGAGTTGGTGACACTATAACTAAGGGAGAAAGTTTCGGTACGGTTGAATCGGTGAAAGCTGTAGAAGACTTGAATGCTCCGGTAACTGGTACCGTTACCGAATGTAATGATGCAATGGTTGATTCTCCTGAAAATTTGGCTGATGAACCTTATGGCAAAGGATGGTTAATTAAAGTCAAAGTCGAAAACAAGGGCGATATTGATGACGCAATGAGCGCGAAAGAATATAGCGCCAAGGTTGAAGGGGAATAG
- the pgmB gene encoding beta-phosphoglucomutase, whose protein sequence is MLSLSVNNSPRTQQLNDEAGWKVIETNFKKSELHHKETVFTLGNGYLGVRGSFEEGYIHEHAGTIINGIYDDVAIAATEIVNCPNWLPLTIKVAGETFRMDSGEILEYKRQLDMRLGILSRDVRWKSPAGHTLDLHFERFVSLASQHFLAIHCEITSHDYAGEVEVTAGFEAEPHTLGIEHWQTVKEGGTDKIIWLHSKTLHSGIELGMAAKLKLENEADSFAREFECSAELTKCFDIKPGETKTVEKIVTVYTSRETSTPAEIALIDLVEAPSYSTLLATHIAAWERVWLDSDVIIEGDEKAQQSVRYNIFQILAATPRHDDKVSIPPKTLSGFEYRGHIFWDTEIFILPLLTFTQPALARNLLNYRYHTLPGARRKAQELGYKGAMFAWESATTGDEVTPKWVPDPNGKLVRIWCGDLEIHINADIAYASWNYWQNTGDNQWMCDYGAEMILDTANFWESRVSWNEQRQSYDILNVIGPDENHEQVDNNAFTNLMVQWHLNTVAKLWEWLTKNHPEKATQLAVKLNINPQKLENFAFIGNNIYLNQDSETGLIEQFDGFYDLEYVNFDDYEPRSKSMQGILGVEETQARQILKQPDVLMLFYMMRDRFDLETMTANWDYYTLRTDHVYGSSLGPAINAIIACDLNQTGEAYTHFMRAALVDLDNVRSNANQGIHAASAGGVWQALVFGFAGIRISENGIITAHPNLPSHWKRLKFRLQWQDRWYQVDLNADGGDENKEVEIIPTPTPIISTSSQTFTSESSPGIEGIIFDLDGVITDTSEFHYLAWKKLADEEGIPFDREANEALRGIPRRESLMGILNGRPATEEQIQDMMERKNNYYIELMQSITPKDLLPGAAELLEELQAAGIKIALGSSSKNARTVIERLGIADKFVAIADGYSVTKSKPAPDLFLFAAEKLGVTPQNCIVVEDATAGIEAGLAAGMKVVGLGPKERVGKAHVVLPSLERVTWKDLQQHLANYKQQVEQIKAKI, encoded by the coding sequence ATGTTAAGTTTATCAGTTAATAATTCTCCAAGAACCCAGCAGTTAAATGATGAAGCAGGCTGGAAAGTTATAGAAACAAATTTTAAGAAGAGCGAATTACATCATAAAGAAACAGTTTTTACCCTTGGTAACGGCTATTTGGGAGTACGGGGTAGTTTTGAAGAGGGCTACATTCACGAACATGCTGGAACAATTATCAATGGAATTTACGATGATGTGGCTATAGCAGCTACGGAAATCGTCAATTGCCCCAATTGGCTGCCCTTGACTATCAAAGTAGCTGGGGAAACTTTTCGGATGGATAGCGGCGAGATACTTGAATACAAGCGTCAATTAGATATGCGTTTGGGTATTTTAAGCCGTGATGTTCGTTGGAAGTCTCCTGCGGGACATACTTTAGATTTGCATTTTGAGCGCTTTGTTTCCTTAGCTAGCCAACATTTTTTAGCGATTCATTGTGAAATTACTTCCCATGATTATGCTGGTGAAGTTGAAGTCACTGCTGGTTTTGAAGCTGAACCCCATACCCTAGGGATCGAACATTGGCAGACTGTTAAAGAAGGTGGTACGGATAAAATCATTTGGCTGCATAGTAAAACTTTGCACTCAGGAATTGAACTGGGTATGGCTGCAAAGTTGAAGTTAGAAAATGAAGCCGATAGCTTTGCCCGTGAATTTGAATGCAGCGCCGAACTCACAAAATGCTTTGATATAAAACCGGGAGAAACGAAAACCGTAGAAAAGATTGTCACGGTTTACACTTCCCGAGAAACATCTACCCCCGCAGAAATCGCTTTAATTGATTTGGTGGAAGCACCCAGCTATAGCACTCTGCTCGCAACTCATATTGCAGCATGGGAAAGAGTATGGCTAGATAGCGATGTGATTATTGAAGGTGACGAAAAAGCACAACAAAGCGTCCGTTACAACATCTTTCAAATCTTGGCGGCAACACCCCGTCACGACGATAAAGTCAGTATTCCTCCTAAAACTCTTTCTGGTTTTGAATATCGCGGGCATATTTTTTGGGATACAGAAATCTTTATTCTTCCCTTACTTACCTTTACCCAGCCAGCATTAGCTCGCAATCTCTTAAATTACCGCTACCACACTCTACCGGGAGCAAGACGCAAAGCCCAGGAACTTGGCTATAAGGGAGCAATGTTTGCTTGGGAAAGTGCCACCACCGGGGACGAAGTAACTCCTAAATGGGTTCCCGATCCCAACGGTAAATTAGTCCGTATTTGGTGCGGGGATCTTGAAATTCACATCAATGCAGATATTGCCTATGCCAGTTGGAACTATTGGCAGAATACCGGCGACAACCAATGGATGTGCGATTATGGTGCAGAAATGATTTTAGATACTGCTAATTTCTGGGAAAGTCGAGTTTCCTGGAACGAGCAGCGTCAAAGTTACGATATTCTTAATGTTATTGGCCCTGATGAAAACCACGAGCAGGTTGATAACAATGCCTTTACTAATTTAATGGTGCAGTGGCATCTAAATACTGTTGCGAAATTGTGGGAATGGTTGACAAAGAATCATCCCGAAAAAGCCACTCAGTTGGCAGTGAAGCTAAATATCAATCCCCAAAAGCTAGAAAACTTTGCTTTTATTGGCAATAATATCTATTTAAATCAAGATTCTGAAACGGGTTTAATCGAACAATTTGACGGCTTCTACGATTTAGAATACGTCAACTTTGATGATTACGAGCCGCGTAGTAAATCGATGCAGGGTATTTTGGGAGTTGAAGAAACCCAAGCCAGACAGATACTCAAGCAACCGGATGTGTTGATGCTGTTCTACATGATGCGCGATCGCTTCGATTTAGAAACGATGACAGCAAACTGGGATTATTATACACTCCGTACCGACCACGTTTATGGTTCTTCTTTAGGTCCGGCAATCAATGCCATCATTGCTTGCGACCTCAATCAGACCGGTGAAGCATACACTCATTTCATGCGTGCTGCACTGGTAGATTTAGACAACGTTCGCAGCAATGCCAATCAGGGAATTCACGCAGCGAGTGCGGGTGGAGTCTGGCAAGCATTAGTCTTTGGATTTGCAGGAATAAGAATTTCAGAAAATGGAATTATCACCGCTCATCCCAATCTTCCTTCCCACTGGAAGCGTTTGAAATTCCGCTTGCAATGGCAAGATCGATGGTATCAAGTTGATTTAAATGCTGATGGGGGAGACGAAAACAAGGAAGTTGAAATTATTCCAACTCCCACTCCGATAATTTCTACCTCCTCCCAAACTTTCACATCTGAATCTTCCCCTGGCATCGAAGGAATTATCTTTGACTTAGACGGAGTAATTACCGATACTTCCGAATTTCATTACTTAGCTTGGAAAAAGCTGGCAGATGAAGAAGGAATTCCCTTCGATAGAGAAGCTAACGAAGCCTTGAGAGGTATACCCCGCAGAGAATCCTTGATGGGTATTTTAAATGGTCGTCCTGCGACTGAAGAACAAATTCAGGACATGATGGAGCGTAAAAATAATTACTACATCGAACTGATGCAAAGTATTACTCCTAAAGATTTGCTTCCCGGCGCGGCTGAATTATTAGAAGAATTGCAAGCAGCAGGAATTAAGATAGCTTTGGGTTCTTCTAGTAAAAATGCTCGTACTGTAATTGAACGCTTGGGAATCGCAGATAAATTTGTGGCGATCGCCGACGGTTACAGCGTCACTAAATCCAAGCCAGCACCGGATTTATTCCTTTTCGCAGCCGAAAAGCTAGGAGTAACACCTCAAAACTGTATCGTCGTTGAAGATGCGACAGCAGGAATAGAAGCAGGGCTTGCTGCCGGGATGAAAGTTGTAGGATTAGGACCAAAAGAGCGAGTAGGTAAAGCTCACGTTGTATTACCAAGTTTAGAACGAGTTACTTGGAAAGATTTGCAACAGCATCTAGCTAATTACAAACAGCAGGTTGAGCAAATAAAAGCCAAAATTTGA
- the gcvP gene encoding aminomethyl-transferring glycine dehydrogenase — MVIYAPRNSSSDEQALSKESQTVTSFAQRHIGPSSDDVAQMLSVLGFDNLEQLIDRAVPQTIRTEGSLKLPEAQSEYAALETLKEIASKNQVFRSFIGMGYYDSIIPGVIQRNILENPGWYTAYTPYQPEIAQGRLEALLNFQTLITDLTGLEIANASLLDEATAAAEAMSMSYGVCKNKANTFFVSQECHPQTIAVLQTRAEPLGIQIFVGNHETFDFSQPIFGAIVQYPATNGEIYDYRDFIAKAHESGALVTVAADPLSLTLLTPPGEFGADIAVGSTQRFGIPLGFGGPHAAYFATKEKYKRQVPGRIVGLSKDIQGKPALRLALQTREQHIRREKATSNICTAQVLLAVMASMYAVYHGPEGIKNIAKKIHSLTTKLAQGLKQLGYSIENEYFFDTLQVNLGSSSKEEILQRCQAKKINLRIFDDNSVGISLDETITEADVEDLLEIFNLENLPPSPPLTLSPSLLLPRKSEFLTHPTFNRYHSETELLRYLHQLEVKDLSLTTSMIPLGSCTMKLNATAEMVPVSWAEFGKIHPFAPLSQVRGYSLLFEQLEKWLGEITGFAGISLQPNAGSQGEYAGLLSIRRYHESRGEKHRNICLIPTSAHGTNPASAVMCGMKVVAVACDSEGNIDIQDLKEKAQKHANELAALMVTYPSTHGVFEEGIKEICEIVHTHGGQVYMDGANMNAQVGICRPGDFGADVCHLNLHKTFCIPHGGGGPGMGPIGVAAHLVPFLPGNPVTASSDGSVSAAPWGSASILVISWMYIAMMGADGLTEATKVAILNANYMAKRLEKHYPVLYAGKNGLVAHECILDLRSLKKSANIEIDDIAKRLMDYGFHAPTVSWPVAGTVMVEPTESESLEELDRFCDAMVSIREEVAQIEAGKVDAQDNVLKNAPHTAQSLIVGEWNHPYTREQAAYPAPWTREHKFWVAVGRIDAAFGDRNLICSCPSMEEYSE; from the coding sequence GTGGTAATTTATGCCCCTCGTAACTCGTCGTCGGATGAGCAAGCGCTCTCAAAAGAAAGTCAAACCGTGACTTCTTTTGCACAAAGACATATCGGACCAAGTTCTGATGATGTGGCGCAAATGCTTTCTGTTTTAGGCTTTGATAATCTAGAACAATTAATTGATCGAGCAGTTCCCCAAACTATTCGCACTGAAGGTAGTTTAAAGCTGCCAGAAGCGCAAAGCGAATATGCTGCATTAGAAACGCTCAAAGAAATTGCCTCCAAAAATCAAGTTTTTCGCTCGTTTATCGGCATGGGGTATTACGACAGTATTATTCCAGGGGTAATTCAAAGAAATATTTTGGAAAACCCTGGTTGGTATACTGCTTATACCCCTTATCAGCCGGAAATAGCTCAAGGAAGACTTGAGGCTTTGTTGAATTTTCAAACTTTGATTACCGATTTAACAGGTTTGGAAATTGCTAATGCTTCGCTGCTTGATGAAGCTACCGCAGCAGCAGAAGCAATGAGCATGAGCTACGGTGTTTGCAAAAATAAAGCCAACACTTTCTTCGTTTCTCAAGAATGCCATCCTCAAACAATCGCCGTGTTGCAGACACGGGCAGAACCTTTGGGGATTCAAATTTTTGTCGGAAACCACGAAACTTTTGATTTTTCTCAGCCCATTTTTGGGGCCATTGTTCAGTATCCTGCAACAAACGGCGAGATTTATGATTACCGTGATTTCATAGCTAAAGCTCACGAATCGGGGGCTTTGGTAACGGTAGCCGCCGATCCTCTGAGTTTAACTTTATTAACACCACCAGGAGAATTTGGTGCTGATATAGCTGTCGGAAGCACTCAACGCTTTGGTATTCCGTTGGGGTTTGGGGGACCCCATGCGGCGTATTTCGCAACGAAGGAAAAGTATAAGCGTCAGGTTCCAGGGAGAATTGTTGGTTTATCGAAGGATATTCAAGGTAAACCCGCTTTGCGTTTGGCTTTGCAAACCCGCGAGCAACATATCCGTCGCGAAAAAGCAACTAGCAATATTTGTACGGCACAAGTATTGTTGGCGGTTATGGCAAGTATGTATGCGGTTTATCATGGTCCTGAAGGAATCAAAAACATTGCTAAGAAGATTCATTCTTTAACTACGAAGTTAGCTCAAGGACTCAAGCAGCTTGGTTACAGCATTGAAAATGAATATTTCTTCGATACGCTGCAAGTAAATTTGGGAAGCTCTAGTAAAGAAGAGATTTTACAACGTTGCCAAGCAAAGAAAATCAACCTCCGCATTTTCGATGATAATTCTGTGGGAATTTCCTTAGATGAAACCATCACGGAGGCAGATGTAGAAGATTTACTAGAAATTTTCAACCTAGAAAACCTTCCCCCCTCTCCCCCTCTCACCCTCTCCCCCTCTCTTCTTCTTCCTCGCAAATCCGAATTTCTAACTCACCCAACATTCAACCGCTACCATTCGGAAACGGAATTATTACGCTATCTGCATCAACTAGAAGTGAAGGATTTATCGTTAACTACTTCGATGATTCCTTTGGGTTCTTGTACTATGAAGCTCAATGCTACCGCCGAAATGGTACCCGTAAGCTGGGCTGAGTTTGGAAAAATTCACCCGTTTGCTCCTTTATCGCAAGTGCGGGGTTATTCGCTGTTATTTGAACAACTTGAAAAATGGTTGGGTGAAATAACAGGTTTTGCGGGAATTTCGCTACAGCCTAATGCTGGTTCTCAAGGCGAATATGCAGGGCTGTTATCGATTAGGAGATATCACGAAAGCCGTGGAGAAAAACATCGTAATATCTGCTTAATCCCCACCTCCGCTCACGGTACAAACCCGGCGAGTGCGGTAATGTGCGGTATGAAAGTTGTGGCTGTGGCTTGCGACTCCGAAGGTAACATTGATATCCAAGACCTGAAAGAAAAGGCGCAGAAACACGCAAATGAGCTAGCTGCTTTGATGGTGACATACCCTTCAACTCACGGCGTATTTGAAGAAGGCATCAAAGAAATTTGTGAAATTGTTCATACCCATGGTGGACAAGTTTACATGGACGGTGCCAATATGAACGCCCAAGTTGGTATCTGTCGCCCCGGTGATTTTGGTGCAGACGTATGTCACCTGAATTTGCACAAAACTTTCTGTATTCCCCACGGTGGTGGTGGTCCCGGCATGGGACCAATTGGCGTAGCCGCTCATTTAGTACCTTTCCTTCCCGGAAATCCCGTAACCGCTTCCTCGGATGGTTCGGTTTCTGCCGCGCCTTGGGGTAGCGCTAGCATTTTGGTGATTTCCTGGATGTATATCGCCATGATGGGAGCAGATGGTTTAACTGAAGCCACCAAGGTAGCTATTTTGAATGCTAACTATATGGCGAAAAGGTTAGAAAAACACTATCCCGTTTTATATGCAGGTAAAAATGGCTTGGTAGCTCACGAATGCATCTTGGATTTACGTTCCTTGAAGAAATCGGCGAATATCGAAATTGATGATATTGCCAAGCGCTTGATGGATTACGGTTTCCATGCACCTACAGTATCGTGGCCCGTAGCAGGTACCGTAATGGTAGAACCTACCGAAAGCGAATCTCTTGAGGAATTAGATAGATTCTGCGATGCGATGGTTTCTATTCGCGAAGAAGTCGCACAAATCGAAGCCGGTAAGGTAGATGCTCAAGACAATGTTTTGAAAAATGCACCTCATACCGCCCAAAGTTTAATTGTAGGTGAATGGAATCATCCTTACACCCGCGAACAAGCTGCATATCCAGCACCTTGGACGCGAGAACATAAATTTTGGGTTGCTGTAGGGCGCATTGATGCTGCTTTCGGCGACAGGAATTTGATTTGTTCTTGTCCTTCGATGGAAGAGTATTCGGAATAG